Proteins encoded together in one Schumannella luteola window:
- a CDS encoding DUF998 domain-containing protein: protein MAEKNPDLDGAAAVTRSLLGWGVVAGPFYVVVGLVLALTRPGFDLTRHALSLLMLGDLGWLQRANLGLTALMVIAAAVGILRAIRSGRGLAIGALTIVYGGGLALSAVFPPDPVAGFPSGSAGGEFSLSGILHLLFGAIGFVAIAVAAFAYAGWVRALGRPRLAGFSILLGVLVLVGFVGGAALSNGPLVALGTALLWIAVLAQCAWLARAASQIYAWSPHPLRSKRAEQGRPEQGRAAE, encoded by the coding sequence ATGGCCGAGAAGAACCCCGACCTCGACGGCGCCGCCGCCGTCACCCGCAGCCTGCTCGGCTGGGGCGTCGTGGCCGGTCCGTTCTACGTCGTCGTCGGCCTCGTGCTCGCCCTGACCCGCCCGGGGTTCGATCTGACGCGGCACGCCCTCTCCCTGCTCATGCTCGGCGATCTGGGCTGGCTGCAGCGGGCGAACCTCGGCCTCACGGCGCTCATGGTCATCGCGGCGGCTGTCGGCATCCTGCGGGCGATCCGCAGCGGGCGCGGTCTCGCGATCGGCGCGCTCACGATCGTCTACGGCGGCGGGCTCGCGCTCAGCGCCGTCTTCCCTCCCGACCCGGTCGCCGGTTTCCCGTCCGGATCGGCGGGCGGCGAGTTCAGTCTCTCCGGCATCCTGCACCTGCTCTTCGGCGCCATCGGCTTCGTCGCGATCGCCGTCGCCGCGTTCGCGTACGCCGGATGGGTGCGCGCGCTCGGGCGTCCGCGCCTGGCGGGGTTCAGCATCCTGCTCGGCGTGCTCGTGCTCGTCGGCTTCGTCGGCGGGGCCGCCCTCTCGAACGGTCCGCTCGTCGCGCTCGGCACCGCGTTGCTGTGGATCGCCGTGCTCGCCCAGTGCGCCTGGCTCGCCCGCGCGGCGTCGCAGATCTACGCCTGGTCGCCGCATCCGCTGCGTTCGAAGCGCGCCGAGCAGGGGCGCCCCGAGCAGGGTCGCGCCGCCGAGTAG
- a CDS encoding hemolysin family protein yields MPEWLGLILGTLLTVGTGVFVASEFALVNLDRHELEGRRDRGEKRLGPVIGALRITSTHLSGAQLGITLTTLLAGFTFEPAISSLLRGPLTGLGIPDAVVPGVGAVVAIVLATLFSMILGELVPKNFALALPRQTAKLVVPLQVVFTTVFRPVIALCNGTANAIIRRMGIEPKEELSGARTAEELGFLVRRSAVEGTLDPDHATLLDRTLRFAQHDVADALTPRVRMVTVAADDSAHAVIAASLASGHSRFPVTGADRDDIVGLVHVKQAFRLDPGERDGVTAGDLATAALFVPETAAVDGVLQTLRRSGGQLAIVLDEHGGTAGLVTLEDLIEELVGELRDEHDRIHQAVVRDGEGWMLDAGLRPDEVRQLTATGGGAAAIVPEGDDYDTVGGLVLDRLERVPEVGDAVELEHGALTVVRMDGVRVARLRWTPAADRPDRTDSERADAERADAEGPGAERAEPASTAPDARDRQEVSAHGEQ; encoded by the coding sequence GTGCCCGAGTGGCTCGGTCTGATCCTCGGCACCCTGCTCACCGTCGGAACCGGCGTCTTCGTCGCGAGCGAGTTCGCCCTGGTGAACCTCGACCGCCACGAGCTCGAAGGCCGGCGCGACCGCGGTGAGAAGCGGCTCGGCCCGGTGATCGGCGCGCTGCGCATCACCTCGACGCACCTCTCCGGCGCCCAGCTCGGCATCACCCTGACGACCCTGCTGGCCGGCTTCACCTTCGAACCGGCGATCAGCAGCCTGCTGCGCGGCCCGCTCACCGGCCTCGGCATCCCGGATGCCGTCGTGCCCGGCGTCGGCGCCGTCGTCGCGATCGTGCTGGCGACGCTGTTCTCGATGATCCTCGGCGAGCTCGTGCCGAAGAACTTCGCGCTCGCCCTCCCCCGCCAGACGGCGAAGCTCGTCGTGCCGCTGCAGGTGGTGTTCACGACCGTGTTCCGGCCCGTGATCGCGCTGTGCAACGGCACCGCGAACGCGATCATCCGGCGCATGGGCATCGAGCCGAAGGAGGAGCTGTCGGGGGCGCGCACGGCCGAGGAGCTCGGCTTCCTCGTGCGGCGCTCCGCCGTCGAGGGCACCCTCGACCCCGACCACGCGACCCTGCTCGACCGCACCCTGCGCTTCGCGCAGCACGACGTCGCCGACGCGCTGACCCCGCGGGTGCGGATGGTGACGGTCGCCGCCGACGACTCGGCGCACGCCGTGATCGCCGCCTCGCTCGCCTCCGGGCACTCGCGCTTCCCGGTCACCGGCGCCGATCGCGACGACATCGTCGGGCTCGTGCACGTGAAGCAGGCGTTCCGCCTCGACCCGGGCGAGCGCGACGGCGTGACCGCGGGCGATCTCGCGACGGCGGCGCTGTTCGTGCCCGAGACGGCCGCCGTCGACGGCGTGCTGCAGACGCTGCGCCGCTCGGGCGGGCAGCTCGCGATCGTGCTCGACGAGCACGGCGGCACCGCCGGACTCGTCACCCTCGAAGACCTCATCGAAGAGCTCGTGGGCGAGCTGCGCGACGAGCACGACCGCATCCACCAGGCCGTGGTGCGCGACGGCGAGGGATGGATGCTCGACGCCGGCCTGCGCCCCGACGAGGTGCGCCAGCTCACCGCGACGGGCGGCGGGGCCGCCGCGATCGTGCCCGAGGGCGACGACTACGACACGGTCGGCGGGCTCGTGCTCGACCGGCTGGAGCGGGTTCCCGAGGTCGGCGACGCCGTCGAGCTCGAACACGGCGCGCTCACGGTCGTGCGGATGGACGGGGTGCGCGTCGCGCGACTGCGCTGGACGCCCGCCGCCGACAGACCCGACAGAACCGACAGCGAGCGAGCCGACGCCGAGCGAGCCGACGCCGAGGGGCCCGGAGCCGAACGAGCCGAGCCCGCATCCACCGCCCCGGATGCCCGCGACCGACAGGAGGTGAGCGCTCATGGCGAGCAGTGA
- a CDS encoding SDR family oxidoreductase — translation MDIAIAGGHGKIALLLSSLLSADGHRVRGLVRNADHGDDLRAVGAEPVVLDLEKADDAEVAEAIAGADAVVFAAGAGPGSTAERKLTLDRDGAILLADAAVQAGVRRYLIVSAIGTDSFDPESDDVFQIYLRAKSEADAAVRERDLDWTIVRPGGLKDEPGTGSVSAAPELPRGDIPRADVAAVLAELLRSGGAVRKQFDLTTGSTPIAEAVAAL, via the coding sequence ATGGACATCGCGATCGCGGGCGGTCACGGCAAGATCGCCCTTCTGCTCTCTTCCCTGCTCAGCGCCGACGGGCACCGCGTGCGCGGGCTCGTGCGCAACGCCGACCACGGCGACGACCTGCGCGCGGTCGGTGCCGAACCCGTCGTGCTCGACCTCGAGAAGGCCGACGACGCGGAGGTCGCCGAGGCGATCGCCGGCGCCGACGCGGTCGTCTTCGCGGCCGGCGCCGGCCCGGGCAGCACCGCCGAGCGCAAACTCACCCTCGACCGCGACGGGGCCATCCTGCTCGCTGATGCCGCCGTTCAGGCCGGCGTGCGGCGCTATCTGATCGTCTCGGCGATCGGCACCGACAGCTTCGACCCCGAGTCCGACGACGTGTTCCAGATCTATCTGCGGGCGAAGAGCGAGGCGGATGCGGCCGTGCGCGAGCGGGATCTCGACTGGACGATCGTGCGCCCCGGCGGCCTGAAGGACGAACCGGGGACGGGCTCGGTCTCCGCCGCCCCGGAGCTGCCGCGCGGCGACATCCCCCGCGCCGACGTCGCCGCCGTGCTGGCCGAGCTGCTGCGCTCGGGCGGCGCCGTGCGGAAGCAGTTCGACCTCACGACCGGGTCGACGCCGATCGCGGAGGCCGTCGCGGCGCTCTGA
- a CDS encoding acetate/propionate family kinase translates to MSRVFVVNSGSSSIKYQLVDPVAGETILSGTLQRLGEPGGDAANHDEGMRIVLERLGPDAEVAAVGHRVVHGGARFDRAVVVDDAVIAEIEKLNDLAPLHNPANLDGIRAARAAFPDVPHVAVFDTAFHQSMPEEAWRYAIDRELADRHAVRRYGFHGTSVKYVTERAAAFLGRPLGELKQIVLHLGNGASITAVDGGRSVDTSMGLTPLEGLVMGTRSGDLDPAIVPYLGRVADLDLGELDALLNKRSGLLGLTGTGDMRDVQRAAAEGEPRAEQALAIWRHRVKHYVGAYAAILGGVDVIAFTAGIGENNPLLRRRTMTGLEFLGIRIDDDRNELDSRAERRISPDRQPVEVLVIPTDEELEIAKQALALAR, encoded by the coding sequence GTGAGCCGCGTCTTCGTCGTCAACTCCGGTTCCTCGTCGATCAAGTACCAGCTCGTCGACCCCGTCGCGGGCGAGACGATCCTCTCGGGAACCCTGCAACGACTGGGCGAGCCGGGCGGTGACGCCGCGAACCACGACGAGGGGATGCGCATCGTGCTCGAGCGACTCGGCCCCGATGCCGAGGTCGCGGCGGTGGGTCACCGCGTCGTGCACGGCGGCGCCCGATTCGACCGCGCGGTGGTCGTGGACGACGCCGTGATCGCCGAGATCGAGAAGCTCAACGACCTCGCCCCGCTGCACAATCCGGCGAACCTCGACGGCATCCGCGCGGCCCGCGCCGCCTTCCCCGATGTGCCCCATGTGGCCGTCTTCGACACCGCCTTTCACCAGTCCATGCCGGAAGAGGCATGGAGATACGCGATCGACCGCGAGCTCGCCGATCGGCACGCGGTGCGGCGCTACGGATTCCACGGAACGAGCGTCAAGTACGTGACCGAGCGGGCCGCCGCGTTCCTCGGCCGGCCGCTCGGCGAGCTCAAGCAGATCGTGCTGCACCTCGGCAACGGCGCGAGCATCACCGCGGTCGACGGCGGCCGCAGCGTCGACACCTCGATGGGCCTCACGCCGCTCGAGGGCCTGGTGATGGGTACCCGCTCGGGCGACCTCGACCCGGCGATCGTGCCCTACCTCGGCCGTGTCGCCGACCTCGACCTCGGCGAGCTGGATGCGCTGCTCAACAAGCGCAGCGGGCTGCTCGGACTCACCGGCACGGGCGACATGCGCGACGTGCAGCGGGCCGCCGCCGAGGGCGAGCCGCGGGCCGAGCAGGCGCTGGCCATCTGGCGGCACCGGGTGAAGCACTACGTCGGCGCCTACGCCGCGATCCTCGGCGGGGTCGACGTGATCGCCTTCACGGCGGGCATCGGCGAGAACAACCCGCTGCTGCGCCGCCGCACGATGACCGGCCTCGAGTTCCTCGGCATCCGCATCGACGACGACCGCAACGAGCTCGACTCCCGCGCCGAGCGCCGCATCTCGCCCGACCGTCAGCCGGTCGAGGTGCTCGTCATCCCGACCGACGAGGAGCTCGAGATCGCGAAGCAGGCGCTCGCGCTGGCGCGCTGA
- a CDS encoding magnesium and cobalt transport protein CorA — protein sequence MTLIDTGIYRDGARLAAPPETHLTSESLVGTDDLAWIGLLRPTAAQLTELAEEFDLHPLAVEDAQKGHQRAKLERYDHTLFLVLRPAWLAGADATAASTADGVTVESGEIHVFAGPHFVITVRHADRPSLAGVRARLEANPQTLCGGSEAVLAAILDEVVDGYAPVVHGLQEGVDALEDELLRGKADPAASQRIYHLLSQVIDFQRAIGPLPDMLHGLLRGSRKYGADDEVQNQVRNVLDHALRITERADAFRALLESLLTLHSTLVTQEQNEGMRRMTRASLAQGEESRRLAQIQLEQGEQTKKITSWAAILFAPTLIAGVYGMNFDAMPELHWAWGYPFAIALMLGLGAGLWFVFKRKRWL from the coding sequence ATGACTCTCATCGACACCGGCATCTACCGCGACGGCGCACGCCTGGCCGCCCCTCCCGAGACGCATCTCACCTCCGAGAGCCTCGTGGGCACCGACGATCTCGCCTGGATCGGCCTGCTGCGCCCGACCGCCGCCCAGCTGACCGAGCTGGCCGAGGAGTTCGACCTGCACCCGCTCGCTGTCGAGGACGCGCAGAAGGGCCACCAGCGGGCCAAGCTCGAGCGGTACGACCACACGCTGTTCCTGGTGCTGCGGCCGGCCTGGCTCGCGGGCGCCGACGCCACCGCCGCATCCACCGCCGACGGCGTCACGGTCGAGTCGGGCGAGATCCACGTCTTCGCCGGGCCGCACTTCGTGATCACCGTGCGGCACGCCGACCGCCCCTCGCTCGCCGGCGTGCGGGCGCGGCTCGAGGCGAACCCGCAGACGCTCTGCGGCGGCTCGGAGGCCGTGCTCGCGGCGATCCTCGACGAGGTCGTCGACGGCTACGCGCCCGTCGTGCACGGCCTGCAGGAGGGCGTGGATGCGCTCGAGGACGAGCTGCTGCGCGGCAAGGCCGACCCGGCCGCATCCCAGCGCATCTACCACCTGCTCTCGCAGGTGATCGACTTCCAGCGCGCGATCGGCCCGTTGCCCGACATGCTGCACGGGCTGCTGCGCGGCTCGCGCAAGTACGGCGCCGACGACGAGGTGCAGAACCAGGTGCGCAACGTGCTCGACCACGCGCTGCGCATCACCGAGCGGGCGGATGCCTTCCGCGCGCTGCTCGAGAGCCTCCTCACCCTGCACTCGACCCTCGTCACCCAGGAGCAGAACGAGGGGATGCGCCGCATGACCCGCGCCAGCCTCGCCCAGGGCGAGGAGAGCCGGCGGCTCGCGCAGATCCAGCTCGAGCAGGGCGAGCAGACGAAGAAGATCACGTCGTGGGCGGCGATCCTGTTCGCGCCGACGCTCATCGCGGGCGTCTACGGCATGAACTTCGACGCCATGCCCGAGCTGCACTGGGCGTGGGGTTACCCCTTCGCGATCGCGCTCATGCTGGGGCTCGGCGCGGGGCTGTGGTTCGTGTTCAAGCGCAAGCGCTGGCTCTGA
- a CDS encoding hemolysin family protein, which produces MASSDIAGLIWLFVLLIVNGFFVGAEFAVISAKRSQIEPRAAAGSRAAKTTLWAMEHATLMLATSQLGITVCSLVILNVSEPAIKHLLEVPLGATALSGDAIAVIAFVVALLAVTFLHVVFGEMIPKNLAFSVPDRVALLLAPPLVLVARILLPVIGSLNWLANGILRLFKVQPKDEATSAFTLDEVAGIVAVSTREGVLDDRSGALQAAFEFTDKRVHDIEVPTTRMRTLARDATPADVRAAVAETGWSRFVLTDADASGVAEPVAAEPIAYLHLKDVLDLTGAADTQPVPAKRMRRLVTLSRDAELEDALDRMRRDGVHVARTADAEGRIHGAVFLEDILEELVGEIDDSAHAVS; this is translated from the coding sequence ATGGCGAGCAGTGACATCGCCGGCCTGATCTGGCTGTTCGTGCTGCTGATCGTGAACGGCTTCTTCGTCGGCGCCGAATTCGCCGTCATCTCGGCGAAGCGCTCGCAGATCGAGCCGCGCGCCGCTGCCGGCAGCCGCGCCGCGAAGACGACCCTCTGGGCGATGGAGCACGCGACGCTCATGCTGGCGACGAGCCAGCTGGGCATCACGGTCTGCTCGCTCGTGATCCTCAACGTCAGCGAGCCGGCGATCAAGCACCTGCTCGAGGTGCCGCTCGGGGCGACCGCGCTCAGCGGGGATGCGATCGCGGTGATCGCCTTCGTCGTCGCGCTGCTCGCGGTGACCTTCCTGCACGTCGTGTTCGGCGAGATGATCCCGAAGAACCTCGCGTTCTCGGTGCCGGATCGCGTCGCCCTGCTGCTCGCGCCGCCGCTCGTGCTCGTGGCGCGCATCCTGCTGCCCGTGATCGGGTCGCTGAACTGGCTCGCGAACGGCATCCTGCGACTGTTCAAGGTGCAGCCGAAGGACGAGGCGACGAGCGCGTTCACGCTCGACGAGGTCGCCGGCATCGTGGCGGTGTCGACCCGCGAGGGTGTGCTCGACGACCGGTCGGGCGCGCTGCAGGCGGCGTTCGAATTCACCGACAAGCGGGTGCACGACATCGAGGTGCCGACGACGCGGATGCGCACGCTCGCCCGCGACGCGACGCCCGCCGACGTGCGGGCCGCGGTGGCCGAGACCGGCTGGTCGCGCTTCGTGCTGACTGACGCCGATGCGTCAGGCGTCGCCGAGCCCGTCGCCGCCGAGCCCATCGCGTACCTGCACCTCAAGGACGTGCTCGACCTGACGGGCGCGGCGGATACGCAGCCGGTTCCGGCGAAGCGGATGCGCCGTCTCGTCACGCTCTCGCGCGACGCCGAGCTCGAGGACGCTCTCGACCGGATGCGCCGCGACGGCGTGCACGTCGCCCGAACGGCCGACGCCGAGGGGCGCATCCACGGCGCGGTGTTCCTCGAGGACATCCTCGAGGAGCTCGTCGGCGAGATCGACGACAGCGCGCACGCGGTGAGCTGA
- the pta gene encoding phosphate acetyltransferase encodes MTTRIFIASAEGHTGKSTVALGVVELLQRRATRVGVFRPVARTTQERDYVLELLLAHSTADLDYDTCVGTSYERVHNDPDGALDEIVTRFAAVEAASDVVVIVGSDYTDIGSPTELSFNARVAANLGAPVLLVLGGRGQDGTAARTPAELRQVAEVTRAELRAEHAGLLAVVVNRADPDQLGEVVAAVEAAEHGAGGAASSDIPVWAIPEDPLLVAPSFRTLVESLDARLIRGEDALLDREVLGTVIAAMSLENVLPRLLEGAVVVVPGDRSDVLLGTILAHSSDTFPSLAGVLLNGGFEPAASITRLLDGLGSPLPVATVESGTFDTAVGITRTRGRLAADSPRKQEAALALFERSVDGEALASRLDLAPPTVVTPLMFEHGLLDRARADRKHIVLPEGDDDRVLQAAGMLLQRGTAQLTILGEEVAVRSRALELGVDLRDAAVISPFDEQLRQRFAEEYARVRAHKGITVGQAADTVTDVSYFGTMMVHLGLADGMVSGAKHTTAHTIRPAFEIIKTKPGVSVVSSVFLMALADRVLVYGDCAVIPDPTSEQLADIAVSSAATARQFGIDPRVAMLSYSTGESGTGADVDKVRAATALVRERAGHLLVEGPIQYDAAADPTVAATKMPDSAVAGRATVFVFPDLNTGNNTYKAVQRSAGAVAIGPVLQGLNKPINDLSRGALVRDIVNTVAITAIQAQGSAQ; translated from the coding sequence GTGACGACTCGCATCTTCATCGCCTCAGCAGAAGGTCACACCGGCAAGTCGACCGTCGCCCTCGGCGTGGTCGAGCTGCTGCAGCGCCGCGCCACGCGCGTCGGCGTCTTCCGGCCGGTCGCCCGCACGACGCAGGAGCGCGACTACGTGCTCGAGCTGCTGCTGGCGCACTCGACCGCCGATCTCGACTACGACACCTGCGTCGGCACGAGCTACGAGCGCGTGCACAACGACCCCGATGGGGCGCTCGATGAGATCGTCACGCGCTTCGCGGCGGTGGAGGCGGCGAGCGATGTGGTCGTGATCGTCGGCAGCGACTACACCGACATCGGCAGCCCGACCGAGCTGAGCTTCAACGCCCGCGTCGCCGCGAACCTCGGCGCCCCGGTGCTGCTCGTGCTCGGCGGACGCGGGCAGGATGGCACCGCCGCCCGCACCCCGGCCGAGCTGCGGCAGGTGGCCGAGGTCACCCGCGCCGAGCTGCGCGCCGAGCACGCCGGTCTGCTCGCCGTCGTCGTGAACCGCGCCGATCCCGACCAGCTGGGCGAGGTCGTCGCCGCGGTGGAGGCGGCCGAGCACGGCGCCGGCGGTGCCGCCTCGAGTGATATCCCCGTCTGGGCGATCCCCGAAGACCCGCTGCTCGTCGCGCCGTCGTTCCGCACGCTGGTCGAGTCGCTGGATGCGCGGCTCATCCGCGGCGAGGATGCGCTGCTCGACCGCGAGGTGCTCGGCACCGTGATCGCGGCGATGTCGCTCGAGAACGTGCTGCCGCGCCTGCTCGAGGGCGCGGTCGTCGTGGTTCCGGGAGATCGGTCGGATGTGCTGCTCGGCACGATCCTCGCTCACTCCTCCGACACCTTCCCTTCTCTCGCGGGCGTGCTGCTCAACGGCGGGTTCGAGCCCGCCGCATCCATCACCCGGCTGCTCGACGGCCTCGGCTCGCCGCTGCCGGTCGCGACGGTCGAGTCCGGCACCTTCGACACCGCGGTCGGCATCACGCGAACCCGTGGCCGTCTCGCCGCGGACTCCCCGCGAAAGCAGGAGGCGGCGCTCGCCCTGTTCGAACGCAGCGTCGACGGCGAGGCTCTCGCCTCCCGACTCGACCTCGCGCCCCCGACGGTCGTCACGCCGCTCATGTTCGAGCACGGCCTGCTCGACCGCGCCCGCGCCGACCGCAAGCACATCGTGCTGCCCGAGGGCGACGACGACCGCGTGCTGCAGGCTGCGGGGATGCTGCTGCAGCGCGGCACCGCGCAGCTCACGATCCTCGGCGAGGAGGTGGCGGTGCGCTCCCGCGCCCTCGAGCTCGGCGTCGATCTGCGCGACGCGGCGGTGATCAGCCCCTTCGACGAGCAGCTGCGGCAGCGCTTCGCCGAGGAGTACGCCCGCGTGCGCGCCCACAAGGGCATCACGGTCGGCCAGGCCGCCGACACGGTCACCGACGTCAGCTACTTCGGCACGATGATGGTGCACCTCGGACTCGCCGACGGGATGGTGTCGGGCGCCAAGCACACGACGGCGCACACCATCCGTCCCGCTTTCGAGATCATCAAGACGAAGCCGGGCGTCTCGGTCGTGTCGAGCGTCTTCCTCATGGCGCTCGCCGACCGCGTGCTCGTCTACGGCGACTGCGCGGTGATCCCCGACCCCACCTCCGAGCAGCTCGCCGACATCGCGGTGAGCTCGGCCGCGACCGCCCGGCAGTTCGGCATCGACCCGCGCGTGGCGATGCTGAGCTACTCGACGGGGGAGTCGGGAACGGGCGCCGATGTCGACAAGGTGCGCGCCGCGACGGCGCTCGTGCGCGAGCGCGCCGGGCATCTGCTGGTCGAGGGGCCCATCCAGTACGACGCGGCCGCCGACCCCACCGTGGCGGCCACGAAGATGCCCGATTCGGCCGTCGCGGGCCGTGCGACGGTATTCGTATTCCCCGATCTGAATACAGGCAACAACACCTACAAGGCCGTGCAGCGCAGCGCCGGCGCGGTCGCCATCGGACCCGTGTTGCAGGGTCTCAACAAGCCCATCAACGACCTCTCGCGCGGAGCCCTCGTGCGCGACATCGTCAACACGGTCGCGATCACCGCGATCCAGGCCCAGGGGAGTGCTCAGTGA
- a CDS encoding TetR/AcrR family transcriptional regulator C-terminal domain-containing protein, with protein MTRSRALILDAAAVVFLEHGYVEATVDQIAAAGGVAKRTIYNLYGEKDALFRATILRSIATADRFSASLAAEVLAVDDPAAELPDIAVRLAESVLLGPVLPLRRLLVTESRRFPDLAEEYRDRAPEAVMRALAALFVRLAERGLLRAAPGRLMAEHFAFLVMGADLDRGTFLPLDVTARRVRTAARAGAAAFLRAYAPVP; from the coding sequence GTGACCCGATCGCGCGCGCTCATCCTCGACGCGGCGGCCGTCGTCTTCCTCGAGCACGGCTACGTGGAGGCGACGGTCGACCAGATCGCGGCGGCCGGCGGCGTGGCCAAGCGCACGATCTACAACCTGTACGGCGAGAAGGATGCGCTGTTCCGCGCCACGATCCTGCGCTCGATCGCGACCGCCGACCGATTCAGCGCCTCCCTCGCCGCCGAGGTGCTGGCCGTCGACGACCCCGCCGCCGAGCTGCCGGATATCGCGGTGCGGCTCGCCGAATCCGTGCTGCTGGGCCCGGTGCTGCCGCTGCGACGGCTGCTCGTGACCGAGTCGCGCCGCTTCCCCGACCTCGCCGAGGAGTACCGCGACCGCGCCCCCGAAGCGGTCATGCGCGCGCTCGCCGCCCTGTTCGTGCGCCTAGCCGAACGCGGGCTGCTGCGTGCGGCGCCCGGGCGCCTCATGGCCGAGCACTTCGCCTTCCTCGTGATGGGCGCCGACCTCGACCGCGGCACCTTCCTGCCGCTCGACGTCACCGCCCGCCGCGTGCGCACCGCGGCCCGCGCCGGCGCCGCCGCGTTCCTGCGCGCCTACGCACCCGTGCCCTGA